Proteins encoded within one genomic window of Brachybacterium avium:
- a CDS encoding helix-turn-helix domain-containing protein, whose protein sequence is MSTNEAAQKFHVSPRWVQILVARYRKGGVEALDPGSRRRPPWEEPARGTTPCAPTESTPTAKSPCATPARCATSASAAPTPD, encoded by the coding sequence TGAGCACCAACGAAGCCGCACAGAAGTTCCACGTCTCCCCGCGCTGGGTACAGATCCTCGTGGCCCGCTACCGCAAAGGTGGCGTCGAGGCCCTCGACCCCGGCTCACGCCGAAGGCCTCCGTGGGAGGAACCCGCCAGAGGGACTACTCCGTGCGCACCGACAGAGTCGACACCCACGGCAAAGTCTCCCTGCGCTACGCCGGCACGATGCGCCACCTCGGCATCGGCCGCGCCCACGCCGGACTGA
- a CDS encoding shikimate dehydrogenase, whose amino-acid sequence MAGLGGGELMGARRFAVVGSPVGHSLSPVLHRTAYAVLGITDVDYVRHEVRAGSLEDFLARGPGKELSGLSVTMPGKPEAFALAAEVDATSRALEVANTLLRREDGTWRAENHDVHGIVAALGDHGARPGGTGAVLGSGATALSAVAALLELGVDTVLLSARSAEKLSVLEEFAVRGGAEVQRVPWDRHHEVLEADCVISALAIAGARAVAGQWHARSSLPRAGVLLDVLYDPWPAPLAAVVSEAGGEVADGLEMLTHQADMQLRSMLGVPEAPVVQMLAAARRELARGAADRWA is encoded by the coding sequence ATGGCAGGCCTGGGAGGCGGCGAACTGATGGGGGCACGACGCTTCGCCGTGGTCGGTTCCCCGGTCGGCCACTCGCTCTCACCCGTGCTGCACCGCACGGCATACGCGGTCCTGGGCATCACCGATGTCGACTACGTCCGGCACGAGGTGCGCGCCGGGTCGCTCGAGGACTTCCTGGCACGGGGACCCGGCAAGGAGCTGTCCGGGCTCAGCGTGACAATGCCCGGCAAACCGGAGGCCTTCGCCCTGGCCGCAGAGGTCGACGCCACCTCCCGTGCGCTCGAGGTGGCCAATACCCTGCTGCGTCGCGAGGACGGCACCTGGCGGGCTGAGAATCATGACGTGCACGGCATCGTGGCCGCCCTCGGCGACCACGGCGCCCGCCCCGGCGGCACCGGTGCGGTGCTCGGCTCCGGAGCGACGGCCCTCAGCGCCGTCGCCGCCCTGCTCGAGCTCGGCGTGGACACGGTGCTGCTCTCCGCCCGCTCGGCGGAGAAGCTGTCCGTCCTGGAGGAGTTCGCGGTGCGAGGCGGAGCAGAGGTCCAGCGCGTCCCCTGGGATCGGCACCACGAGGTGCTCGAGGCCGACTGCGTGATCAGCGCCCTCGCGATCGCGGGTGCGCGCGCCGTGGCCGGGCAGTGGCATGCTCGATCCTCGCTCCCACGGGCCGGGGTGCTGCTGGATGTGCTCTACGACCCCTGGCCCGCCCCGCTGGCGGCCGTGGTCTCCGAGGCCGGGGGAGAGGTCGCCGATGGGCTGGAGATGCTCACCCATCAGGCCGATATGCAGCTGCGCTCGATGCTGGGCGTGCCTGAGGCTCCGGTTGTCCAGATGCTCGCCGCTGCCCGGCGGGAGCTTGCTCGCGGCGCGGCGGATCGGTGGGCCTGA
- the mltG gene encoding endolytic transglycosylase MltG produces MDDEDLSFDELAQTQSETKPSTRHGRRRAPRRGGILRRALPALLVLLVLGGLAYGGFEGYRWVTSNVSVEDEASEFEGPGHGDAAVEVAEGDTGADIASTLVEEGVIKSTGPFVSLFSSTPDAAQIEPGIYSLQLEMTSAEALNALMDPANLAGHRVIIPEGRRLTQIWEQLSAATDIPVEDFETAAEDYTSYGIPENEAGTLEGYLWPGRYDIYEDQTAEDIIAMMWGRMEEQLTAREIPEDQWHRTLTIASLAEMEVRRTEDYGKVVRTIENRLEGAGEADGTPMKLQFDSTVHYAAGKSGSVATSDEERASDNPYNTYRHTGLPPGPIAAPGANALDAAVDPPAGDWLYFVSVNTDSGETKFAATWAEHEENVKEWQAWEAAN; encoded by the coding sequence ATGGACGACGAGGACCTCTCCTTCGACGAGCTCGCGCAGACGCAGAGCGAGACCAAGCCGTCCACCCGGCATGGTCGGCGCAGAGCTCCGCGACGGGGTGGGATCCTACGGCGTGCGCTGCCGGCGCTGCTGGTGCTGCTGGTCCTGGGAGGTCTCGCCTACGGAGGGTTCGAGGGATATCGCTGGGTCACCTCCAACGTCAGCGTCGAGGACGAGGCATCCGAGTTCGAAGGACCCGGCCACGGCGACGCCGCAGTCGAGGTCGCCGAGGGCGATACCGGGGCAGACATCGCGAGCACGCTGGTGGAGGAGGGGGTCATCAAGTCCACCGGGCCGTTCGTGAGCCTCTTCAGCAGCACGCCCGACGCCGCCCAGATCGAACCCGGCATCTACTCGCTCCAGCTCGAGATGACCTCGGCCGAAGCGCTCAACGCGCTGATGGATCCCGCGAACCTGGCCGGCCACCGGGTCATCATCCCCGAGGGGAGACGGCTCACCCAGATCTGGGAGCAGCTCTCCGCCGCGACCGACATCCCCGTGGAGGACTTCGAGACCGCGGCGGAGGACTACACCTCCTACGGCATCCCCGAGAACGAGGCCGGCACTCTGGAGGGATACCTCTGGCCGGGCCGCTACGACATCTACGAGGACCAGACCGCCGAGGACATCATCGCGATGATGTGGGGGCGGATGGAGGAGCAGCTCACCGCGCGGGAGATCCCCGAGGACCAGTGGCACCGGACCCTGACCATCGCCTCGCTCGCGGAGATGGAGGTGCGCCGGACCGAGGACTACGGGAAGGTCGTGCGCACCATCGAGAACCGGCTCGAAGGCGCGGGGGAGGCAGACGGCACCCCGATGAAGCTGCAGTTCGACTCCACCGTCCATTACGCGGCCGGGAAGTCCGGGAGCGTCGCGACCTCTGATGAGGAGCGCGCCTCCGACAACCCGTACAACACCTACCGCCACACGGGACTGCCGCCCGGTCCGATCGCCGCCCCGGGAGCGAACGCGCTGGATGCCGCCGTCGACCCGCCGGCGGGCGACTGGCTGTACTTCGTCAGCGTGAACACGGACTCCGGGGAGACGAAGTTCGCGGCCACCTGGGCGGAGCACGAGGAGAACGTCAAGGAATGGCAGGCCTGGGAGGCGGCGAACTGA
- the ruvX gene encoding Holliday junction resolvase RuvX, whose amino-acid sequence MSQYSGEPAEDSPGLPRGVRLGVDVGDVRVGLARSDLDGMIATPVETLERDTAVGRVVQEARGAEARVIMVGLPRSLNGSEGAAAQKARDFSQELTESLAGDSPSIEVRLIDERLTTVSAHKALHSSGRKGRKHRQVVDQVAAVMILQQALDTERSTGTRAGERVEVAPAEPAPAQDPTQEDA is encoded by the coding sequence ATGAGCCAGTACAGCGGCGAGCCGGCTGAGGACTCCCCGGGCCTGCCCCGGGGAGTCCGGCTCGGGGTCGATGTGGGCGATGTCCGCGTCGGCCTCGCGCGCAGTGATCTGGACGGGATGATCGCGACCCCCGTCGAAACGCTCGAGCGTGACACCGCCGTCGGGCGTGTCGTGCAGGAGGCGCGCGGGGCGGAGGCCCGTGTCATCATGGTGGGGCTTCCGAGGTCCCTGAACGGCTCCGAGGGCGCTGCCGCCCAGAAGGCACGGGACTTCTCCCAGGAGCTCACCGAATCGCTCGCCGGTGACTCACCGAGCATCGAGGTCAGGCTCATCGATGAGCGACTGACCACCGTCTCGGCGCACAAGGCGCTGCACAGCTCGGGCCGCAAGGGCCGCAAGCACCGCCAGGTCGTGGATCAGGTCGCCGCCGTGATGATCCTCCAGCAGGCGCTGGATACCGAGCGGTCCACCGGCACCCGCGCCGGCGAGAGGGTCGAGGTCGCACCGGCCGAGCCCGCGCCGGCCCAGGACCCGACACAGGAGGACGCCTGA
- the alaS gene encoding alanine--tRNA ligase has translation MRTSEIHRRWLDFFAKKDHEIVPSASLVSSDPSILFTIAGMVPFIPYIVGTEKAPYPRAVSVQKCIRTNDIENVGRTTRHGTFFQMAGNFSFGDYFKTGAIDYSWEFLTTAQDQGGLGFDPERLWFTVWEHDEESYRHITEVVGLDPLRVVRLPREEIFWDTGQPGPAGPCGEWHYDRGAEYGPDAVTGTVPEWPGDEKAEDRYIEIWNLVFDQYLRGEGKGKDYPLLGELDQKSIDTGLGVERVAYLLQGVDNMYEIDQIFPVIEKAQELSGRVYGADGEDDVHLRIIGDHVRSALMLVADGVRPGNEGRGYVLRRLIRRAVRSMRLLGYAERSMPALLPISKSQMVESYPELADDFGRISEIVYAEEEAFRRTLETGTTIFDGVVGAVKQEGGRVLPGEDAFRLHDTYGFPIDLTMEMASEVGLQVDADAFRSAMQEQRERARADAAAKKAGHTDTAIYNRLLSQRGGEVPFLGYTEATVATTVESVLVDGALVDSVQAPAQVEVVLASTPFYAEAGGQLADQGQISLTGGGLIEVDDVQKPVRGLIVHRGRLVEGDLTRGTAAIATIDAERRGAIARAHTATHMVHESLREELGTHATQAGSENSPGRMRFDFRYGQAVPKSVLEQIEGRVNTLLQDELAVTDQQMPIDEARALGAQALFGEKYGDIVRVVSIGGDWSRELCGGTHVDSTGAIGTVQLMGEASIGSGVRRVDALVGLSAYRHQAKEHALVSQLSELLKVGAAEDLPERVRSLTQKMKDMEKQLAAMRGQQLQAEAGTLVETASDVDGVRLLAHDAGEGVAAGDLRTLALDLRSRLGEDRPVTVAVAGHEGGRAALVIATNAAARERGLAAGTILRGAAEAMGGRGGGKPDLAQGGGGEPARIPSALSAVREAIETARTA, from the coding sequence ATGCGCACCTCCGAGATCCACCGCCGCTGGCTCGACTTCTTCGCGAAGAAGGATCATGAGATCGTGCCCAGCGCCTCGCTGGTGTCCTCCGATCCCTCGATCCTGTTCACGATCGCCGGGATGGTGCCCTTCATCCCGTACATCGTCGGCACCGAGAAGGCCCCGTACCCCCGGGCGGTGAGCGTCCAGAAGTGCATCCGGACCAACGACATCGAGAACGTCGGCCGCACCACGCGCCACGGCACCTTCTTCCAGATGGCCGGGAACTTCTCCTTCGGGGACTACTTCAAGACCGGTGCGATCGACTACTCCTGGGAGTTCCTCACGACGGCTCAGGACCAGGGCGGTCTCGGCTTCGACCCCGAACGGCTGTGGTTCACCGTGTGGGAGCACGACGAGGAGTCCTACCGCCACATCACCGAGGTCGTCGGGCTGGACCCGCTCCGGGTGGTGCGACTTCCGCGCGAGGAGATCTTCTGGGACACCGGTCAGCCCGGCCCGGCGGGGCCGTGCGGTGAGTGGCACTACGACCGGGGCGCGGAGTACGGCCCCGATGCCGTGACCGGCACCGTCCCCGAATGGCCGGGTGACGAGAAGGCAGAAGACCGCTACATCGAGATCTGGAACCTGGTCTTCGACCAGTACCTGCGCGGTGAGGGCAAGGGCAAGGACTACCCCCTGCTCGGGGAGCTCGACCAGAAGTCGATCGACACCGGCCTCGGAGTGGAGCGCGTCGCCTATCTGCTCCAGGGCGTGGACAACATGTACGAGATCGACCAGATCTTCCCGGTCATCGAGAAGGCTCAGGAGCTCTCCGGTCGTGTCTACGGCGCCGATGGCGAGGATGACGTGCACCTGCGCATCATCGGCGACCACGTGCGCAGCGCCCTGATGCTGGTGGCCGACGGGGTCCGTCCCGGCAATGAGGGCCGCGGCTATGTGCTGCGACGCCTGATCCGTCGTGCCGTGCGCTCGATGCGGCTGCTGGGCTACGCGGAGCGTTCCATGCCTGCGCTGCTGCCGATCTCGAAGTCCCAGATGGTGGAGTCCTATCCGGAGCTCGCCGACGACTTCGGCCGTATCAGCGAGATCGTCTACGCCGAGGAGGAGGCCTTCCGCCGCACCCTCGAGACCGGCACCACGATCTTCGACGGCGTCGTCGGCGCGGTGAAGCAGGAGGGCGGCCGTGTGCTGCCCGGTGAGGATGCCTTCCGTCTCCACGACACCTATGGCTTCCCCATCGACCTCACGATGGAGATGGCCAGCGAGGTCGGGCTCCAGGTGGATGCCGATGCCTTCCGCAGCGCCATGCAGGAGCAGCGGGAGCGGGCGCGGGCCGATGCCGCGGCGAAGAAGGCCGGGCACACGGATACCGCGATCTACAACCGCCTGCTCAGCCAGCGCGGAGGCGAGGTGCCCTTCCTCGGCTATACCGAGGCGACCGTCGCCACCACTGTCGAGTCCGTCCTGGTGGATGGCGCACTGGTCGACTCCGTCCAGGCGCCCGCCCAGGTGGAGGTGGTGCTGGCCTCGACCCCGTTCTATGCCGAAGCCGGTGGTCAGCTCGCTGACCAGGGCCAGATCTCCCTCACCGGCGGCGGCCTGATCGAGGTCGACGACGTGCAGAAGCCCGTGCGCGGCCTGATCGTGCACCGCGGCCGCCTGGTCGAGGGCGACCTGACCCGCGGCACCGCCGCGATCGCGACCATCGACGCGGAGCGCCGCGGGGCGATCGCCCGGGCGCACACCGCGACCCACATGGTCCACGAGTCCCTGCGCGAGGAGCTCGGCACCCACGCCACCCAGGCCGGCTCCGAGAACTCCCCGGGCCGGATGCGCTTCGACTTCCGCTACGGCCAGGCGGTGCCGAAATCGGTGCTCGAGCAGATCGAGGGCCGGGTGAACACGCTGCTGCAGGACGAGCTGGCCGTCACCGACCAGCAGATGCCGATCGACGAGGCCCGGGCGCTCGGCGCGCAGGCCCTGTTCGGCGAGAAGTACGGCGATATCGTCCGGGTGGTCTCGATCGGTGGGGACTGGTCGCGCGAGCTGTGCGGCGGGACCCATGTCGACAGCACCGGCGCGATCGGCACCGTCCAGCTGATGGGCGAGGCCTCGATCGGCAGCGGTGTGCGGCGCGTGGACGCGCTGGTCGGGCTGTCGGCCTATCGCCATCAGGCCAAGGAGCATGCGCTGGTCTCGCAGCTGTCGGAGCTGCTGAAGGTCGGTGCGGCCGAGGATCTGCCCGAGCGGGTCCGCTCCCTCACCCAGAAGATGAAGGACATGGAGAAGCAGCTGGCCGCGATGCGCGGGCAACAGCTCCAGGCCGAGGCCGGCACGCTGGTGGAGACCGCGAGCGACGTCGACGGCGTGCGTCTGCTCGCCCATGATGCCGGTGAGGGCGTCGCCGCCGGTGACCTGCGCACCCTCGCTCTGGACCTGCGCAGCAGGCTCGGCGAGGACAGGCCGGTCACCGTCGCGGTCGCCGGCCACGAAGGCGGCCGTGCCGCGCTCGTGATCGCCACCAATGCGGCGGCCCGCGAGCGGGGCCTGGCAGCGGGCACGATCCTCCGCGGGGCCGCCGAGGCCATGGGAGGCCGCGGCGGCGGCAAGCCCGACCTGGCCCAGGGCGGCGGCGGCGAGCCCGCTCGCATTCCCTCGGCGCTCTCCGCGGTGCGCGAGGCGATCGAGACGGCTCGGACTGCATGA
- the rpsD gene encoding 30S ribosomal protein S4 — MTNVTRARRQARLSRALGLPLTPKSVKYFEKRPYPPGEHGRARRRTESDYAVRLKEKQRLRAQYGIREKQMHRAYLDAKKEPGLTGESMVELLEMRLDALVLRSGFARTTLQARQAVVHRHVLVDGKLVDRPSFRVKPGQTIQIKPKSQAMEPFQIAAEGGNSDVLASVPSYLSVELSELKAQLVARPKRAEVPVTVDVQMVVEYYAR; from the coding sequence GTGACCAACGTCACCCGTGCGCGCCGTCAGGCGCGTCTCTCCCGAGCCCTCGGGCTCCCGCTGACCCCGAAGTCCGTCAAGTACTTCGAGAAGCGCCCGTACCCCCCGGGCGAGCACGGCCGTGCCCGCCGCCGCACCGAGTCCGACTACGCCGTGCGGCTGAAGGAGAAGCAGCGCCTGCGCGCTCAGTACGGCATCCGCGAGAAGCAGATGCACCGTGCGTACCTCGACGCCAAGAAGGAGCCGGGCCTGACCGGTGAGAGCATGGTCGAGCTGCTGGAGATGCGTCTGGACGCGCTCGTCCTCCGCTCCGGCTTCGCCCGCACCACCCTGCAGGCCCGCCAGGCCGTCGTGCACCGCCATGTCCTGGTCGACGGCAAGCTGGTGGATCGTCCCTCCTTCCGCGTGAAGCCGGGCCAGACCATCCAGATCAAGCCCAAGTCCCAGGCGATGGAGCCCTTCCAGATCGCTGCCGAGGGCGGCAACTCGGATGTGCTCGCCTCCGTCCCCTCGTACCTCTCGGTCGAGCTGTCCGAGCTGAAGGCCCAGCTCGTCGCACGCCCGAAGCGCGCCGAGGTCCCCGTGACCGTCGACGTGCAGATGGTCGTGGAGTACTACGCGCGCTGA
- a CDS encoding replication-associated recombination protein A, whose product MDEDLFSLSGDAPAPRTLSDRNRDHRAPLAVRMRPRTLEEVVGQHSALEPGSPLRRLVSTDDSRTAPASVILWGPPGTGKTTLAYVVAQSGDREFVEVSAVLAGVKDIREVVDQARSRLRTIGRETVLFVDEVHRFSKSQQDALLPSVENRWVTLIAATTENPSFSVISPLLSRSIMVTLDPLEREDLDALVDRALSDERGLQDSVALTDDAREALLRLGGGDARKILTSLEAAAAAALMKDSAEIDAATLAQAVNRAAVRYDRAGDQHYDVTSAFIKSMRGSDVDAALHYLARMIEAGEDPRFIARRVVIAAGEEVGMADPSALQVAVAAMQAVQMLGMPEGRIPLAQAVVHIATAPKSNASYKALDAAIADVRAGKGQGVPAHLRDAHYAGAKKLGHGVEYQYAHDAPHAVAAQQYAPDDLVGVDYYRPTTHGHEERTARRVEVLRGILRPRPPGTTTG is encoded by the coding sequence ATGGACGAGGATCTCTTCTCCCTCAGCGGTGACGCGCCGGCGCCGCGCACCCTGTCGGACCGCAACCGGGACCACCGGGCCCCGCTCGCGGTGCGGATGCGCCCGCGCACGCTCGAGGAGGTCGTGGGGCAGCACTCCGCCCTCGAACCGGGCAGCCCCCTGCGGCGGCTCGTTTCCACCGACGACTCCCGCACCGCGCCCGCCTCCGTCATCCTGTGGGGCCCGCCCGGCACCGGGAAGACCACTTTGGCCTACGTGGTGGCGCAGTCCGGCGATCGCGAGTTCGTGGAGGTCTCCGCGGTGCTCGCCGGGGTCAAGGACATCCGCGAGGTCGTGGACCAGGCGCGCTCCCGCCTGCGGACCATCGGACGCGAGACCGTCCTGTTCGTCGACGAGGTGCACAGATTCTCGAAGTCCCAGCAGGATGCCCTGCTGCCCAGCGTCGAGAACCGCTGGGTCACCCTCATCGCCGCGACGACCGAGAACCCCTCGTTCTCCGTGATCTCCCCGCTGCTGTCGCGCTCGATCATGGTGACCCTCGACCCGCTGGAACGGGAGGACCTCGATGCGCTCGTGGATCGGGCGCTGAGCGATGAACGAGGCCTGCAGGACTCTGTGGCTCTCACCGACGACGCCCGCGAGGCGCTGCTGCGGTTGGGCGGCGGGGATGCCCGCAAGATCCTCACCTCCCTCGAGGCCGCCGCCGCCGCAGCGCTGATGAAGGACTCCGCGGAGATCGATGCCGCCACCCTCGCCCAGGCCGTCAACCGTGCCGCCGTGCGCTATGACCGGGCCGGCGACCAGCACTACGACGTCACCAGCGCGTTCATCAAATCGATGCGGGGCAGCGACGTGGATGCTGCCCTGCACTACCTGGCCCGCATGATCGAGGCGGGGGAGGATCCTCGCTTCATCGCACGCCGGGTGGTGATCGCCGCCGGCGAGGAGGTGGGCATGGCAGATCCCTCTGCCCTGCAGGTCGCGGTCGCCGCGATGCAGGCCGTGCAGATGCTGGGCATGCCCGAGGGCAGGATCCCCCTGGCCCAGGCCGTCGTCCACATCGCCACCGCACCCAAGTCCAACGCCTCCTACAAGGCACTGGATGCCGCGATCGCCGATGTGCGCGCCGGCAAGGGGCAGGGGGTGCCCGCCCACCTGCGCGATGCCCATTACGCCGGGGCGAAGAAGCTGGGTCACGGGGTCGAGTACCAGTACGCTCACGATGCGCCGCATGCCGTTGCCGCCCAGCAGTACGCTCCCGACGACCTGGTCGGGGTGGACTACTACCGGCCCACCACCCACGGCCACGAGGAGCGCACCGCCCGCCGGGTCGAGGTGCTGCGGGGGATCCTGCGACCGCGGCCTCCGGGCACGACGACGGGCTGA
- a CDS encoding DUF222 domain-containing protein, whose translation MSAIEEQPPPFDAGDRDEAAEAAFLASLPSHLRDVTARRELTRSSLPLRVHSMDDPQLSAATQRVWDVEKQEARCLAEKHRALAELYDHDGEYEEAAEVEAVDATRAGLALRVTTGAARWHLRDAYQAVHLFPRCLAALESGALPSSWFQKMLKSSRSLRDSSRKDLDIAVAAWSPDISPERFFTLLKKLITLLQQREDRPDPLDSLTRSVELLPSIEPGMGTMQISGPIPVILAQWKQVDESARAVQTAQRTALREGTPIPRDPDGLVLASGKATPLTELRFALMSSAALDLDGVSVPAGRFRLNITVPALTLLGASDEPGSLEGTIPLPPSMARSLAGSSEAWYRVLTDPTSGAFLPLPAQKYQPSAAMLEHLRLRNSMCAVPGCTRLTSWASECDHIEECRRGSADAGALTEIENLHLLCWQHHLDKTAGLLDPTRLPTAVTEPGRTRWAVGRDGDIVTVIDDLDTASLQIVEDLEHAWTCYLRGTHAGDPVTLPVTEPVTEPVPAEPETAEPESAGPEPPGPSDPGQVPTPEEPTELTEKPLPEYFCWEPPLLRRGCPRPPKEPENPPEPWKDLGPPPF comes from the coding sequence GTGAGCGCGATCGAGGAGCAGCCGCCGCCGTTCGACGCGGGCGATCGCGACGAGGCTGCCGAGGCGGCGTTTCTCGCTTCCCTGCCCTCGCACCTGCGGGACGTCACCGCGCGCCGGGAGCTCACCCGCAGCAGCCTTCCCCTGCGCGTCCACAGTATGGACGATCCCCAGCTCAGCGCCGCGACCCAGCGTGTGTGGGATGTGGAGAAGCAGGAGGCCCGTTGCTTGGCCGAGAAGCATCGTGCCCTGGCCGAACTCTACGACCATGACGGGGAGTACGAGGAAGCCGCGGAGGTCGAAGCCGTCGATGCCACGCGCGCCGGTCTCGCCCTGCGGGTCACCACCGGTGCCGCCCGCTGGCATCTTCGTGATGCCTATCAGGCCGTGCATCTGTTTCCGCGTTGCCTCGCTGCTCTGGAGTCCGGGGCCCTGCCGTCCAGCTGGTTCCAGAAGATGCTGAAATCCTCGCGATCGCTGCGGGACAGTTCTCGCAAGGATCTGGATATCGCCGTTGCCGCGTGGTCCCCGGATATCAGTCCGGAACGTTTCTTCACTCTGTTGAAGAAGCTCATCACCCTGCTCCAGCAGCGTGAGGATCGCCCTGATCCCCTCGATAGTCTCACCCGCAGCGTCGAGCTGTTGCCGAGTATCGAGCCCGGGATGGGGACCATGCAGATCAGCGGTCCGATCCCCGTCATCCTCGCGCAGTGGAAGCAGGTGGACGAGTCCGCCCGAGCGGTCCAGACCGCCCAGCGCACCGCACTGCGCGAGGGCACCCCGATTCCGCGCGATCCGGACGGGCTCGTCCTGGCCTCGGGGAAGGCCACGCCTCTGACCGAGCTGCGCTTCGCGCTGATGAGCTCGGCGGCGCTGGACCTCGATGGGGTCTCCGTCCCTGCCGGAAGGTTCCGGCTGAACATCACGGTCCCCGCCCTCACCCTCCTCGGTGCCTCTGATGAACCGGGCAGTCTCGAGGGCACCATCCCGTTGCCACCGTCGATGGCGCGCTCCCTCGCCGGCAGCAGCGAGGCCTGGTATCGCGTGCTGACCGATCCCACCAGTGGTGCTTTCCTGCCGCTGCCTGCCCAGAAGTACCAGCCCTCCGCGGCGATGCTCGAACATCTCCGGCTGCGCAACAGCATGTGCGCGGTGCCGGGATGCACCCGGCTCACCTCTTGGGCCTCTGAGTGCGATCACATCGAGGAATGCCGGCGCGGCAGCGCCGATGCGGGAGCCCTCACCGAGATCGAGAACCTCCACCTGCTGTGCTGGCAGCACCATCTGGACAAGACAGCCGGCCTGCTGGATCCCACCCGGCTCCCCACCGCCGTCACCGAGCCCGGCCGCACCCGCTGGGCCGTCGGCCGTGACGGCGACATCGTCACCGTGATCGACGACCTCGACACCGCGAGCCTCCAGATCGTCGAGGACCTCGAACACGCCTGGACCTGCTACCTCCGCGGCACCCACGCCGGGGATCCGGTCACATTGCCAGTCACAGAACCGGTCACCGAGCCGGTGCCGGCAGAACCCGAAACAGCAGAGCCCGAATCAGCCGGACCCGAACCCCCTGGCCCCAGCGACCCAGGTCAGGTGCCCACTCCCGAAGAACCGACGGAGCTCACAGAGAAGCCGCTGCCCGAGTACTTCTGCTGGGAACCTCCCTTGCTGCGACGGGGATGCCCTCGCCCACCGAAGGAGCCCGAGAATCCCCCGGAACCCTGGAAAGATCTGGGCCCGCCACCCTTCTGA
- a CDS encoding quinone-dependent dihydroorotate dehydrogenase, with protein sequence MTVRALATAHALPGGPALLRTVFSIPDPMRDPRPVRSVLGVEHRSPFGLAAGFDKDGEVPLALLDLGFGHVEVGTVTAKAQPGNPRPRSFRLVEDRSLINRMGFNNHGAQALAKRLARARRSERGQRAVIGVNIGKSKVTALEDAAEDYRFSARLLAPYADYLAINVSSPNTPGLRDLQSVEMLRPILEAVEEEAGRARIRLRRKVPVLVKIAPDLHDEDVVAVARLATEVGLAGVIAANTTISRPDSLATDRARVERIGAGGLSGPVLADRSRQVLGLLRATLPADSVIISCGGVSTAEDVQERLDAGADLVQGYTAMIYEGPSWPGRIARELAD encoded by the coding sequence CTGACGGTGCGCGCGCTGGCGACGGCCCATGCGTTGCCGGGAGGCCCGGCGCTGCTGCGGACGGTGTTCTCGATCCCCGATCCGATGCGCGACCCCCGCCCTGTGCGCAGCGTCCTCGGCGTTGAGCACCGCAGCCCGTTCGGGCTGGCGGCCGGCTTCGACAAGGACGGCGAGGTGCCGCTGGCGCTGCTGGACCTCGGCTTCGGCCATGTCGAGGTGGGCACAGTGACCGCGAAGGCGCAGCCGGGCAACCCGCGACCGCGCTCCTTCCGCCTGGTGGAGGACAGGTCGTTGATCAACCGCATGGGCTTCAACAACCACGGCGCCCAGGCCCTTGCGAAGCGGCTGGCCCGGGCCCGCCGCTCCGAGCGCGGCCAGCGCGCCGTGATCGGTGTGAACATCGGCAAGTCCAAGGTCACGGCCCTGGAGGACGCGGCGGAGGACTACCGCTTCTCCGCCCGGCTGCTCGCCCCCTACGCCGACTACCTCGCGATCAACGTCTCCAGCCCGAACACACCCGGACTCCGTGACCTGCAGAGCGTCGAGATGCTCCGGCCGATCCTGGAGGCCGTGGAAGAGGAAGCCGGCAGGGCCCGGATCCGACTGCGCCGCAAGGTGCCGGTGCTGGTGAAGATCGCCCCCGACCTGCATGACGAGGACGTGGTGGCGGTGGCCCGCCTCGCCACCGAGGTGGGACTGGCCGGCGTGATCGCGGCGAACACCACCATCTCCCGCCCCGACTCGCTGGCCACCGATCGGGCTCGGGTCGAGCGGATCGGTGCAGGTGGGCTCTCCGGCCCGGTGCTCGCGGACCGCTCGCGCCAGGTGCTGGGGCTGCTGCGCGCGACGCTCCCGGCCGATTCCGTGATCATCAGCTGCGGGGGAGTCAGCACCGCCGAGGACGTGCAGGAGCGGCTCGACGCCGGTGCCGATCTCGTCCAGGGATATACCGCGATGATCTACGAGGGGCCGTCCTGGCCCGGCCGGATCGCGCGAGAGCTCGCCGACTGA